Proteins from a genomic interval of Flammeovirgaceae bacterium SG7u.111:
- a CDS encoding Wzz/FepE/Etk N-terminal domain-containing protein: MTKFIEIIKVLLAKWKLWIFFPILAVVLVFYLTKDLPRVYTSNATVHVNLQTNSDLSLSGQAIKQYEIGMYFQNLLELLKSRSTFEYVRLKALKDYVQKKHQLFDLEKPEGGTYDLDSIRILTLIDSCLENKGILNLSQPEQAVVIQFLESNGMSNKALNSMIKGYRLGNSYFLKIETKTDGAFKSKYFADLFSEALIFYHINLSRERISKDRQIMEELVRQAKLKLDMKVKALEEFKIKNTIINLGELTKAIVNQTVDMEIALAKIEEKEAAKRQGMLEIEKNFKKKGAPLPLSLDKNEKVIELKSKLREVHRAEITNAFKEQKDLPLDSLALFTEQVKKDIQQNIKHTISEVPYDPAMTRQDLVSRYIGLQLEAEMAKEIMPIVKAEIQRLKVYANSFAPLESAIGTFDREINTSEQSYLILLNKLNLTKTVEQGTGINELTINDEAFLPIKPEASKRLFMLAGAGLAVFVVIIAFIVVIELLDRSIGAVSQFEASTQIPMIAAFPNANDKRVEPNSQLANSIKLLVREQVKNLREKVMAIPEGNRTFLLTSTYESEGKTWIAQSLSRKLIDSGYSVLMIQADWFGKSEVVTELKSLGNHFTHLESVTESGCIQANHQNDSPFDFATQMKWKQTLSDLKMKYDFIFVIPPPLSICSDWQEWATILDNSIHVFKANKTFRAVDQRAEKALLDCKLNKVGSVFNRVNIERMEGYIGDVPKLRSKFRKLVKRWAYGGFKKAA, from the coding sequence ATGACCAAATTTATAGAAATAATAAAAGTGCTATTAGCGAAGTGGAAACTTTGGATATTTTTCCCCATCCTTGCTGTAGTACTTGTTTTTTACCTGACGAAAGACTTACCAAGAGTTTACACTTCTAATGCCACCGTCCACGTCAACCTTCAAACTAATTCGGATTTGAGCCTTTCTGGGCAGGCTATCAAACAGTATGAAATAGGGATGTACTTTCAAAATTTACTGGAATTGCTCAAATCAAGAAGCACATTTGAATATGTGCGGTTAAAGGCTTTGAAAGATTATGTTCAGAAAAAACATCAACTATTCGACTTGGAAAAACCAGAAGGCGGTACCTATGACTTGGATTCTATTCGGATATTGACATTGATAGATAGTTGCCTAGAAAATAAAGGCATATTGAACCTTTCTCAACCAGAGCAGGCAGTTGTTATCCAGTTTTTGGAATCTAATGGAATGAGTAACAAGGCTCTAAACAGCATGATTAAAGGGTATCGTTTGGGGAATAGTTATTTTTTGAAAATAGAAACCAAGACAGATGGGGCATTTAAATCGAAATATTTTGCTGACCTATTCAGTGAGGCACTAATTTTTTATCACATCAACCTCTCACGTGAGCGTATCTCCAAAGACAGACAAATTATGGAGGAGTTAGTGAGGCAGGCTAAGCTCAAACTGGACATGAAAGTCAAAGCCTTAGAAGAGTTTAAAATTAAAAACACCATAATTAACTTGGGTGAATTGACCAAAGCAATAGTAAACCAGACTGTGGATATGGAAATTGCCCTTGCCAAAATTGAGGAAAAAGAAGCTGCCAAAAGGCAAGGAATGCTTGAAATAGAAAAAAATTTCAAAAAAAAAGGAGCGCCACTACCCCTCAGCTTAGATAAAAATGAAAAGGTCATTGAGCTCAAATCTAAATTAAGAGAAGTGCATAGGGCAGAAATTACTAATGCCTTTAAAGAGCAAAAAGATTTGCCGCTCGATTCTTTAGCACTCTTCACAGAGCAGGTGAAGAAAGACATTCAACAAAATATCAAGCATACCATTTCTGAAGTACCTTATGATCCGGCCATGACTCGCCAAGACTTAGTAAGCCGTTACATTGGTCTGCAGTTAGAAGCTGAAATGGCAAAAGAAATTATGCCCATTGTTAAAGCAGAAATCCAAAGGCTAAAAGTGTATGCAAATAGCTTTGCCCCACTAGAATCGGCAATTGGTACATTTGATAGAGAAATCAATACTTCCGAGCAGAGCTACCTCATCTTGCTCAATAAACTAAACTTGACCAAAACGGTAGAACAAGGCACAGGTATAAATGAACTGACTATAAATGATGAAGCATTTTTACCCATCAAACCCGAAGCATCCAAGCGCTTGTTTATGTTAGCAGGGGCTGGTTTAGCCGTTTTTGTAGTAATTATTGCATTTATTGTTGTGATCGAACTATTGGATAGAAGCATTGGAGCAGTAAGCCAGTTTGAGGCAAGCACTCAAATTCCTATGATTGCCGCCTTCCCAAATGCAAACGACAAACGAGTTGAACCTAACTCTCAATTAGCCAATTCGATAAAGCTTTTGGTAAGAGAACAAGTAAAAAACTTGCGGGAAAAAGTGATGGCTATTCCAGAAGGTAATCGTACTTTTTTGCTAACGAGTACCTATGAGTCAGAAGGTAAAACATGGATAGCCCAATCATTGAGCCGCAAATTAATAGACAGTGGATATAGTGTTTTGATGATTCAGGCTGACTGGTTTGGAAAAAGCGAAGTAGTTACTGAGCTAAAGTCCCTAGGAAATCATTTTACTCATTTAGAGTCAGTCACCGAATCTGGTTGCATTCAGGCAAATCATCAAAATGATTCTCCTTTTGACTTTGCAACACAAATGAAATGGAAACAAACCCTTTCTGATTTGAAAATGAAATATGATTTTATTTTCGTCATACCCCCTCCTCTTTCAATTTGTTCTGACTGGCAAGAATGGGCTACAATATTAGATAATAGCATTCATGTTTTTAAAGCTAACAAGACTTTTAGAGCAGTAGACCAACGTGCGGAAAAGGCTTTATTAGACTGCAAATTAAACAAAGTGGGTAGTGTTTTTAATAGAGTAAATATTGAACGCATGGAGGGTTATATCGGCGATGTGCCAAAGCTTCGTTCGAAATTCCGCAAGCTTGTTAAGAGGTGGGCTTATGGAGGATTTAAAAAAGCTGCCTAA
- a CDS encoding FIST N-terminal domain-containing protein has product MYFTNFNLQEIIVYVESLGLKKTEGILIMTTEHTPFDFDELVMEFGKKKWEFFGGIFPAILNGKHKFERGVVIKKIAIDAAPLVIEGLNEEKFKLSEIEQYSPKAKSVLVLIDGLTANISSFLSELFNTLGDGLNYIGGGCGSLTLQQRPNIFTNKGFFQDAALLVFLPQPISLGVRHGWKTIQGPFVASSAHKNVVKELNWQSAFEIYQSVIESDSQQTIGVDNFFEIAKAYPLGINKENKEKIVRDPIATNEKGELFCVGEVPENAVLSILKGKPQNLIAAAKQATKDAIESMSGTSTDVLVIECISRSLYLEKDFEHELDEINENVKKYNPDLQIQGALTLGEIASGRGYIEFYNKTVVVGLIH; this is encoded by the coding sequence ATGTACTTCACCAATTTTAACCTCCAAGAGATCATAGTCTATGTTGAAAGCCTAGGTTTAAAAAAGACAGAAGGGATTTTAATCATGACAACAGAACATACTCCATTCGATTTTGATGAACTAGTCATGGAGTTTGGTAAAAAAAAATGGGAATTCTTTGGTGGTATTTTCCCAGCTATTCTGAATGGTAAACATAAGTTTGAAAGAGGTGTAGTCATAAAAAAAATAGCAATTGATGCCGCACCACTCGTAATAGAAGGGCTCAATGAAGAAAAATTTAAGCTTAGTGAAATTGAACAATATTCTCCTAAAGCCAAAAGTGTTTTAGTACTTATCGATGGACTTACTGCCAATATCTCAAGCTTTTTATCGGAGTTGTTCAATACATTGGGAGATGGTTTAAATTATATAGGAGGAGGCTGTGGTTCTCTCACCCTCCAACAAAGACCTAATATATTTACCAATAAAGGTTTTTTTCAGGATGCTGCTTTATTAGTCTTTCTCCCTCAACCTATCAGCCTTGGTGTGCGGCATGGTTGGAAAACCATTCAAGGACCTTTTGTAGCTAGTTCCGCACATAAAAATGTCGTAAAAGAGCTAAATTGGCAGAGTGCGTTTGAAATTTATCAGTCTGTAATTGAAAGCGATTCTCAACAGACAATAGGGGTTGATAATTTTTTTGAAATAGCAAAGGCTTATCCATTGGGGATCAATAAAGAAAACAAGGAGAAAATTGTACGAGACCCTATTGCGACTAATGAAAAAGGAGAGTTGTTTTGTGTTGGGGAAGTACCTGAAAATGCCGTTTTAAGTATTTTGAAAGGTAAGCCTCAAAATTTGATTGCTGCAGCTAAGCAAGCTACAAAAGATGCTATTGAAAGCATGAGCGGAACATCTACGGATGTACTTGTGATAGAATGTATTTCTAGGTCTTTGTATCTTGAAAAGGATTTTGAACACGAACTAGATGAAATTAATGAGAATGTAAAAAAATATAACCCTGATTTGCAAATACAAGGTGCTTTGACTCTTGGAGAAATTGCCTCTGGGCGGGGATATATTGAGTTCTATAACAAAACAGTTGTAGTGGGGCTAATTCATTAA
- a CDS encoding LruC domain-containing protein, producing the protein MKTITTIGLLLAISLLPSCLYEMESDLKEDVSDAISPQEVIENLVVSDNFNYETTNQFELNIQFELPNGTTLSSVPFTLVDSAANQENVILNGVSNPNGKSKLNLTLGAHIEKIWLKINFVGLPTTHEILLENSVIYYNVNEYSHTKKSVLWKRTTGVESYNTLGGWNSLGVPDYLLATDDNVDQQLLIDINVSLPEGAPVPSANPQYLKDIDMNTRLNDEADLWVTFVHEGAGYKNTLGFFTYNLASPPTSISEVPDDQIYIIFPNVSFNNSGGGLYTGNKVYLGRFPANTGIGWFLIPNGWNSGTQSVQPSFETKYSIKSMNDYAGEAYRQYLIQLRDDKRELLLLGFEDITRPGGDNDFNDAIFYVTANPYSAITTDELESISTSVDSDNDGIHDYADEFPADPSRAISQYTPSKNRFGSLAFEDLWPSKGDYDFNDLVLDYNVRSIMNANYMVKELEFSLKVKAIGALYQNGFGIELPISSDKIQSVEGTFLNEGFVEQNSNGCELGHEKAVIVFFENASKLLPRSPESNYTNVERGKQFVEPLEFIVKVTLQNGVFDNELTGAPYNPFLIVNKNREQEIHLSGHAPTTKINTALFGKKDDRTNLSSKFYKTENNLPWAIHTPVSFDYPSEGKVITQSHLKFAQWAESGGSIYNDWYQSQPNYRHEVMIFKK; encoded by the coding sequence ATGAAAACCATTACAACAATTGGTTTATTGTTAGCAATAAGCCTACTACCGTCATGTCTCTATGAAATGGAAAGTGACTTAAAGGAAGATGTGTCTGATGCAATATCTCCCCAAGAAGTAATTGAAAACTTAGTTGTTTCGGATAACTTTAATTACGAAACAACAAATCAATTTGAATTAAATATCCAGTTTGAATTACCAAACGGGACTACACTTTCATCCGTCCCTTTTACATTGGTAGACTCGGCAGCTAATCAAGAAAATGTTATTTTAAATGGAGTAAGCAACCCAAACGGAAAAAGTAAACTAAACCTGACTTTAGGAGCACATATCGAGAAAATATGGTTAAAAATCAACTTTGTCGGATTACCCACTACCCATGAAATACTACTAGAAAATTCAGTAATCTACTATAATGTAAACGAGTATTCTCATACTAAAAAATCTGTCCTGTGGAAAAGAACGACTGGAGTTGAGTCTTATAATACACTAGGAGGATGGAACTCATTGGGCGTTCCCGATTATCTATTGGCCACTGATGACAATGTAGACCAACAATTATTAATTGACATCAATGTTTCTTTGCCCGAAGGTGCACCCGTCCCTTCTGCTAATCCACAATATTTGAAAGATATAGATATGAATACACGCCTGAACGATGAAGCCGACTTGTGGGTTACTTTTGTTCATGAAGGGGCAGGCTATAAAAATACTCTTGGCTTTTTTACTTACAACCTGGCCTCTCCCCCAACTTCCATAAGCGAAGTACCAGATGATCAGATTTATATTATATTCCCAAATGTCTCTTTTAATAATAGTGGAGGCGGGTTGTACACTGGAAACAAGGTGTATTTAGGCAGATTTCCCGCTAATACTGGTATAGGCTGGTTTTTGATACCTAATGGGTGGAATAGTGGGACACAATCGGTGCAGCCTTCTTTTGAAACAAAGTACTCCATAAAAAGCATGAATGACTATGCAGGAGAAGCCTATCGGCAGTATTTAATCCAACTCAGAGATGATAAACGAGAACTGCTATTATTGGGCTTTGAAGACATTACCCGACCTGGGGGAGACAATGATTTCAACGATGCCATTTTTTATGTTACCGCCAATCCTTATTCAGCAATTACAACTGATGAATTAGAAAGCATTTCCACTTCTGTTGACTCAGATAACGACGGCATCCATGACTATGCCGATGAATTTCCTGCTGATCCGTCGCGGGCTATTTCACAGTATACACCTTCAAAAAATAGATTTGGGTCTTTAGCTTTTGAAGATTTGTGGCCGTCCAAGGGAGATTATGACTTCAACGATTTGGTGCTCGACTATAATGTAAGAAGCATTATGAATGCGAACTACATGGTAAAAGAACTGGAGTTTAGCCTCAAAGTAAAAGCTATTGGAGCTTTGTACCAGAATGGTTTTGGGATTGAGCTGCCTATTTCTTCAGACAAAATCCAAAGCGTTGAAGGCACTTTTTTGAATGAGGGATTTGTTGAGCAAAATAGTAATGGCTGTGAGTTAGGGCATGAAAAGGCAGTAATTGTATTTTTTGAAAATGCATCAAAACTCCTTCCTCGTTCTCCAGAAAGTAATTATACCAATGTTGAAAGGGGAAAACAGTTTGTAGAGCCTTTAGAGTTTATAGTAAAAGTAACATTACAAAATGGAGTATTCGACAACGAGTTGACTGGAGCTCCTTATAACCCTTTTTTAATCGTAAATAAGAATAGAGAACAAGAGATTCATTTATCAGGCCATGCCCCAACAACCAAAATAAATACAGCTCTCTTTGGGAAAAAAGATGACAGAACAAATTTGAGTAGTAAGTTTTATAAGACTGAAAACAATCTGCCTTGGGCCATACATACTCCTGTGTCGTTTGACTATCCCAGTGAAGGGAAAGTCATTACCCAATCGCACTTAAAATTTGCCCAATGGGCAGAATCTGGCGGGTCTATTTACAACGACTGGTACCAAAGCCAACCAAATTACCGCCATGAAGTCATGATCTTCAAAAAATAA
- a CDS encoding glycosyltransferase yields the protein MIIQTLLLLLELYFIFYTVQWILAIWAGRTKKRNRKKTGTKPTNPIVLIPAYKPSKTLLKVLQSIFDSEKNANVFVLFQEANPMIVSEAQRFPISFAEKSFKNREGNPYHHALRFAVEEINKIGTVQGKDFSHLILLDKDNIVDRNFFHNILEGIQQGYSIVQGKRKPHQAISASECYDTISEAINDWMFRQARVNTFEYLELSGSGVAFDLKVFNEAILHLDARAPGMDKNLMVQLLTRFENLSMLYQPKAIVYDEKTNSTDDLQKQRTRWFGNQYFNAFYYGTNLIKSALKQQRIAPLDYFLVLWRPPRSLHIFVIQFLFCWEILGINDSFPFWTLTNLLFIFSNLLFIHKSQLWKETYNILFEIPKFAFNNLKAVLAGSSRKAQGKFIHTTHK from the coding sequence ATGATTATACAAACCTTACTTCTTTTACTAGAACTTTATTTTATTTTCTATACTGTCCAATGGATTTTAGCTATTTGGGCAGGCAGAACAAAAAAACGGAATAGAAAAAAAACAGGAACAAAACCAACCAACCCTATTGTTTTGATCCCTGCGTACAAGCCAAGTAAAACCTTACTTAAAGTCTTACAATCTATTTTTGATTCCGAAAAGAATGCAAACGTCTTTGTCTTATTTCAAGAAGCAAACCCAATGATTGTTTCTGAAGCCCAAAGGTTTCCTATAAGTTTCGCAGAAAAATCTTTTAAGAATAGAGAGGGTAACCCTTATCACCACGCCCTCCGCTTTGCAGTTGAGGAGATCAATAAAATAGGAACAGTGCAGGGGAAAGACTTTTCCCACTTAATCTTATTAGACAAAGACAACATTGTGGATCGTAATTTTTTCCATAATATTCTTGAAGGCATCCAACAGGGCTATAGCATCGTTCAAGGCAAACGTAAGCCTCACCAAGCTATTTCAGCGTCAGAATGTTATGATACTATTTCTGAGGCAATTAATGATTGGATGTTTAGGCAAGCAAGAGTCAATACATTCGAGTACTTGGAACTAAGTGGCAGTGGAGTTGCTTTTGACCTGAAGGTTTTTAATGAAGCAATTTTACACTTAGATGCCAGAGCTCCCGGTATGGACAAAAATCTTATGGTTCAATTGCTAACCCGGTTTGAAAACCTGTCCATGCTTTATCAACCAAAAGCAATTGTCTATGATGAAAAAACCAATTCAACAGATGACCTACAAAAACAACGAACTCGTTGGTTTGGCAACCAATATTTCAATGCTTTTTATTATGGTACAAATTTGATAAAATCTGCTCTTAAACAACAAAGAATTGCTCCTTTAGATTACTTCCTTGTTTTGTGGAGACCTCCCCGCAGCTTACACATATTTGTAATCCAATTTCTCTTTTGCTGGGAAATTTTAGGCATTAATGACTCATTTCCTTTTTGGACCTTAACAAACCTGTTATTCATCTTCTCAAACCTCTTATTCATTCACAAAAGCCAATTGTGGAAAGAAACCTATAACATCCTCTTTGAAATACCCAAGTTCGCATTCAACAATTTAAAAGCTGTTTTAGCTGGAAGTTCTAGAAAAGCACAGGGTAAGTTTATTCATACCACACATAAATAG
- a CDS encoding TolC family protein, with amino-acid sequence MKYLVITLILFLFLNTYSIAQITPQESTVGFQMNGQENHIIDSLVEVAFQNSYYLQTLHEERSIRQTKVWQEKNSWLSSFRFGVQLFSVTNDYQSEISNTALLPSMGVNLQISPDKIITLPSRVRIAKSNVRTSENDILRQQKILRSWVEQKYLDYLQALEVVRLRKERLQAQLEMAVLIKEKFKIGEAKLDEVIQTQGGIEQMEEGLIRSQFAAEKIFREINVMIGEEKASF; translated from the coding sequence ATGAAATACTTAGTCATTACCCTTATACTATTTTTGTTTTTAAATACTTATAGTATTGCCCAGATAACACCACAAGAATCTACTGTCGGGTTTCAAATGAACGGTCAAGAAAATCATATTATCGACTCTTTGGTAGAAGTTGCCTTCCAAAACTCTTATTACCTCCAAACGCTTCATGAGGAAAGAAGCATTCGGCAGACCAAAGTGTGGCAAGAAAAAAATAGCTGGTTATCAAGCTTTCGCTTTGGCGTTCAGCTTTTCAGCGTAACTAATGATTATCAAAGTGAAATCAGCAACACTGCCTTACTGCCATCTATGGGTGTTAATTTACAAATCAGCCCAGATAAAATAATTACCCTCCCAAGTAGAGTTCGCATAGCAAAAAGTAATGTTAGAACCTCAGAGAATGATATTTTGAGGCAACAAAAAATATTGAGGTCATGGGTTGAGCAAAAATACCTGGACTACTTACAAGCCCTTGAAGTTGTAAGGTTGCGTAAAGAACGGTTGCAAGCTCAGTTGGAAATGGCAGTGCTTATCAAAGAAAAATTCAAAATTGGAGAAGCAAAACTAGACGAGGTTATCCAAACTCAAGGAGGAATAGAACAGATGGAAGAAGGTTTAATACGCAGTCAGTTTGCAGCAGAGAAAATATTTCGAGAAATCAATGTGATGATCGGAGAAGAGAAAGCAAGTTTTTAA
- a CDS encoding sugar transferase, translating to MKILYINRQPTPKLTSILAMWGDIKFISSGKKAPLIIYKHPPQLVIFDQKSIDMPVDLFFQKCKNATTNREIRYIMLTGSEKRIDTNLLQDRRLYDVYRAPYDLKAIATRVKTLSTHWDSINQNFKTEESIPVEKIYSTNSFLKRFLDVTISFSALLLLSPLLALVTLLIQLESKGKGAPIYKSKRVGSKYKIFELYKFRTMRVNADKLLNDVKKENLYSKQSKPESSIAPTEQIWLFHDNNSRVLESEFLHQKSNSQSNFIKIKNDPRITRLGRFLRNTSIDELPQLFNVLKGDMSLVGNRPLPLYEAETLTSDELATRFLAPAGLTGLWQVTKRGKGEMSVQERIALDNEYTQKHSFWFDLKIILRTFPALLQTENV from the coding sequence ATGAAAATATTATACATCAATCGCCAGCCAACTCCGAAACTAACATCAATATTAGCCATGTGGGGAGATATAAAGTTTATTAGTAGTGGAAAAAAAGCACCACTGATTATATATAAGCATCCTCCGCAACTTGTCATTTTTGATCAAAAAAGTATCGACATGCCTGTTGATCTCTTTTTTCAAAAGTGTAAAAATGCAACCACTAACCGAGAAATCAGATACATCATGCTGACAGGTTCTGAAAAACGGATCGATACAAATCTATTACAAGACCGACGTTTGTATGACGTTTATAGAGCCCCATACGATTTAAAAGCTATCGCAACAAGGGTAAAAACTTTGAGCACGCATTGGGATAGTATAAATCAGAATTTTAAAACTGAAGAATCTATACCTGTTGAAAAAATCTATTCGACTAATTCTTTTTTGAAGCGTTTTTTAGATGTAACAATTTCATTTTCTGCATTACTATTGCTTTCCCCGTTACTAGCCTTGGTTACCTTATTAATTCAACTGGAGTCCAAAGGCAAAGGTGCCCCCATTTACAAATCCAAACGAGTAGGTAGTAAATACAAAATTTTTGAGCTATACAAGTTCAGGACCATGAGAGTAAATGCCGATAAGCTTTTAAATGATGTCAAAAAGGAAAACCTATACTCAAAACAAAGCAAACCCGAAAGTAGTATTGCTCCAACAGAACAAATATGGCTATTCCATGACAACAATAGCAGAGTATTGGAGAGCGAATTTCTACATCAAAAATCTAACTCCCAATCTAATTTTATCAAAATTAAAAACGACCCCAGAATCACCCGTCTTGGTAGGTTTTTAAGAAATACAAGTATTGATGAATTACCACAGCTTTTCAATGTTCTCAAAGGAGATATGTCTTTGGTAGGCAACCGCCCTTTACCGCTCTATGAAGCAGAAACATTGACTTCTGACGAGCTAGCCACTCGTTTTTTAGCACCAGCAGGCCTCACAGGTTTGTGGCAGGTAACCAAAAGAGGTAAAGGCGAAATGTCTGTTCAAGAGCGCATAGCACTAGACAATGAATACACTCAAAAACATTCTTTTTGGTTCGATTTGAAAATTATTCTCCGAACATTCCCTGCTCTTTTGCAAACTGAAAATGTCTAA
- a CDS encoding response regulator: MSKKNILLIEDDRALRTLLEFVLSEDFNVISQENAISALAWLEKNTCPDLILTDLMMPEISGMEFTKTIRSSSLYRNIPIIILSGKENSDSRIRLLAIGADDFITKPFNPVEVVLRIKNIFKRTVA; this comes from the coding sequence ATGAGTAAGAAAAACATATTATTAATAGAAGATGATAGAGCCTTAAGAACACTTTTAGAGTTTGTTCTATCAGAGGATTTTAATGTGATATCACAGGAAAATGCTATATCTGCATTGGCTTGGTTAGAGAAAAATACTTGTCCAGATCTAATCTTAACTGACCTTATGATGCCAGAAATAAGTGGAATGGAATTTACAAAAACCATTAGGTCAAGTAGTCTTTATAGGAACATTCCTATCATAATCCTTTCAGGCAAAGAGAATTCAGACTCTCGTATCCGGCTTTTGGCTATTGGCGCTGATGATTTTATCACAAAGCCTTTTAACCCAGTAGAAGTGGTGTTGAGAATAAAAAACATCTTCAAAAGAACAGTTGCCTAA
- a CDS encoding sigma-54 dependent transcriptional regulator → MGHCKIFLVEDDKWYGEYLKYTLSLNPDFEVEWFDTGKKMLNHLHEKPTIITLDYSLPDFTGQELLKKIKLFNPEIPVIIISGQESVETAIDLLKEGAYDYIVKNDDAKDRVWNTIRNVVEHLQLKKDYQVLQEEVSQKYEFNDIIKGNSPALQKVFALLRKAGKSNITVSVTGETGTGKELVAKAVHYNSDRKKKPFVAVNVTAIPAELLESELFGHEKGAFTGAVNRRIGKFEEADKGTLFLDEIGDLGLDLQAKLLRVLQEREITRLGSNGVKKIDVRLIVATHKNLKDLVKKGQFRQDLYYRLLGLPIQLPPLRERGNDIILLAKFCLQEFCKENKMGKLSFTNEAKKKLMGYSYPGNVRELKAIVELSAVMADGKEIMEEDIVFDEIDHEAQLMLGEMTLADYNRKIIKLYLKKYDKNVLKVAKVLEIGKSTIYKMMKNNEL, encoded by the coding sequence ATGGGACATTGTAAAATCTTTTTGGTAGAAGATGACAAATGGTATGGAGAGTATTTGAAATATACACTCTCACTCAATCCTGACTTTGAGGTAGAATGGTTCGATACGGGTAAAAAGATGTTGAACCATCTGCATGAAAAGCCTACTATTATCACGTTGGACTATTCTCTCCCTGATTTTACGGGTCAAGAGCTTCTCAAAAAAATCAAATTATTCAATCCTGAAATACCAGTTATTATTATTTCAGGTCAAGAAAGTGTTGAAACTGCAATTGACCTGCTAAAAGAAGGGGCATACGATTACATTGTGAAAAATGACGATGCTAAAGATAGGGTGTGGAATACGATAAGAAATGTTGTAGAACATCTACAGCTCAAGAAGGATTATCAGGTATTGCAAGAGGAAGTAAGCCAGAAGTACGAGTTTAATGATATTATTAAAGGTAATAGCCCAGCACTACAAAAAGTGTTTGCTTTATTAAGAAAAGCCGGAAAATCTAATATTACTGTTTCTGTCACAGGAGAAACAGGAACAGGAAAGGAATTGGTCGCCAAGGCTGTGCATTACAATTCGGACCGAAAGAAAAAGCCCTTTGTGGCAGTTAATGTTACGGCAATACCCGCAGAATTGCTTGAAAGTGAGTTGTTCGGTCATGAGAAAGGAGCGTTTACGGGTGCTGTCAACCGCAGAATAGGGAAATTTGAAGAAGCAGACAAGGGTACCTTATTTCTTGACGAAATAGGAGATTTGGGGTTAGATCTACAAGCTAAATTATTGCGGGTATTGCAAGAACGAGAAATTACTAGACTAGGAAGTAACGGTGTGAAAAAAATTGATGTGCGCCTCATAGTTGCTACTCATAAAAACTTGAAAGACTTGGTGAAAAAGGGGCAGTTCAGACAGGACTTGTATTATCGCCTTTTAGGCTTGCCTATTCAACTTCCTCCACTTAGAGAACGCGGAAATGACATTATTCTACTTGCCAAATTTTGTCTGCAAGAGTTTTGTAAAGAAAATAAGATGGGCAAACTTTCTTTTACAAATGAAGCCAAAAAGAAATTGATGGGTTATTCTTATCCAGGTAATGTGAGGGAGTTGAAGGCAATTGTTGAGCTTTCAGCGGTAATGGCGGATGGTAAGGAAATCATGGAAGAAGATATAGTTTTTGATGAAATTGATCACGAAGCCCAATTGATGTTAGGAGAAATGACATTAGCTGATTACAATAGAAAAATAATTAAATTGTATTTGAAAAAGTATGATAAGAATGTATTGAAAGTAGCCAAGGTATTGGAAATTGGTAAATCAACTATTTATAAGATGATGAAAAACAATGAATTATAA